One genomic window of Cygnus olor isolate bCygOlo1 chromosome 3, bCygOlo1.pri.v2, whole genome shotgun sequence includes the following:
- the NPAS4 gene encoding neuronal PAS domain-containing protein 4 isoform X1, producing MLSPPPLPGQGSPKSWLCRSTKSASKARRDQINAELQALRSLLPISAREKERLSYLHTMALVCLRLRGAHLFPPGTRGHRCTCPVPRQHGSARGAAPGGASRCAPPADSAPPAGPVLGAELLSLLPGFLLVLSAGGKLVYISENVSQVLGLSMVELLAQGDTVFDILDGRAREDVCKKLLLAQEQPGRGKAGRTGGCWGGVSQVLGSLWLPGRGAGLEGEPLTHPCRFASLQKSRLSARCAHPKPSGCSTGVTGPWQCAGASWPHAGRPPPLQPSWPSALRSHGWLPRAMLALRTTCSTARMLWT from the exons atgctgtcccccccccccctccccggacAGGGCTCCCCAAAGAGCTGGCTTTGCAGGTCGACCAAGAGCGCCTCGAAGGCTCGCCGGGACCAGATCAACGCCGAGCTGCAGGCGCTGCGCTCCCTGCTGCCCATCTCGGCGCGGGAGAAGGAGCGCCTCTCCTACCTCCACACCATGGCCCTGGTGTGCCTCCGGCTCCGGGGCGCTCACCTCTTCCCTCCAGGTACCCGCGGGCACCGCTGCACCTGCCCGGTGCCTCGCCAGCACGGCTCTGCACGGGGCGCTGCTCCTGGAGGCGCCTCACGCTGTGCTCCCCCTGCAGACTCGGCTCCCCCAGCGGGACCGGTGCTCGGTGCggagctgctctccctgctgccggGGTTTCTGCTGGTGCTCTCGGCCGGCGGCAAGCTGGTCTACATCTCCGAGAACGTCTCCCAGGTCCTGGGCCTCTCCATG GTGGAGCTTCTCGCCCAGGGGGACACAGTCTTCGACATCTTGGATGGGCGAGCGCGGGAGGACGTGTGCAAGAAGCTCCTCCTGGCgcaggagcagccaggcaggggtAAGGCTGGGAGAACgggaggctgctggggtgggGTCTCACAGGTGCTGGGCTCTTTGTGGCTGCCTGGaaggggagcggggctggaaGGGGAGCCCTTGACCCACCCCTGCAGGTTTGCTTCTCTGCAGAAGTCACGTTTGTCAGCGAGATGTGCACATCCAAAGCCTTCCGGCTGCAGCACGGGGGTAACCGGGCCGTGGCAGTGCGCGGGCGCTTCCTGGCCCCACGCTGGCCGGCCTCCCCCACTGCAGCCTTCCTGGCCCTCTGCACTCCGGTCCCACGGCTGGCTGCCGAGGGCGATGCTGGCTCTCAGGACGACCTGTTCCACAGCACGCATGCTCTGGACATGA
- the NPAS4 gene encoding neuronal PAS domain-containing protein 4 isoform X2 yields the protein MCTSKAFRLQHGGNRAVAVRGRFLAPRWPASPTAAFLALCTPVPRLAAEGDAGSQDDLFHSTHALDMTFTDVTESVIYHLGYHREELIGQSWYSLLHPEDTDLAAAQHRAVGECQAWNCPCPPLPWSGYTQDQDGWDKADLVLLTVKRRKQRVSYMPTGVCEHTDGC from the exons ATGTGCACATCCAAAGCCTTCCGGCTGCAGCACGGGGGTAACCGGGCCGTGGCAGTGCGCGGGCGCTTCCTGGCCCCACGCTGGCCGGCCTCCCCCACTGCAGCCTTCCTGGCCCTCTGCACTCCGGTCCCACGGCTGGCTGCCGAGGGCGATGCTGGCTCTCAGGACGACCTGTTCCACAGCACGCATGCTCTGGACATGACGTTTACCGATGTCACGGAGAG TGTCATCTACCACCTCGGCTACCACAGGGAGGAGCTGATCGGTCAGTCGTGGTACAGCCTCCTGCACCCCGAGGACACTGACCTCGCAgctgcccagcacagggctgtgggTGAGTGTCAGGCCTGGAACTGTCCGTGTCCTCCTCTACCCTGGTCTGGCTACACCCAAGACCAGGATGGTTGGGACAAAGCAGATTTAGTCCTGCTCACTGTAaaaaggaggaagcagagggtTAGTTACATGCCTACGGGGGTTTGCGAGCACACGGACggctgctga
- the RRP36 gene encoding ribosomal RNA processing protein 36 homolog, with amino-acid sequence MSFEERLQLQSGTGTRVSKQVAGAKKTAKPAVKQQRSKKGPVEMSAKKPVPFLRQVVSVTKKIHRDPRFDDLSGEYNPEVFMKTYSFLDAIKKQEKEMIQKQLKKCRDVEQKEKLQQLLNRMTQQEQAQKKQQKRRERELSLKRQQRELAKQGKKPFFLKKSEKRKLELAEKYAELKRSGKLESFLNKKRKRNAIKDKRRLPSQKNL; translated from the exons ATGTCTTTTGAGGAACGACTGCAGCTGCAGAGTGGTACGGGAACAAGAGTGAGCAAGCAGGTGGCCGGTGCGAAGAAAACTGCCAAACCCGCAGTGAAGCAGCAACGAAGCAAAAAGGG gccAGTGGAGATGTCTGCCAAGAAACCCGTGCCTTTTCTGCGACAAGTCGTCTCTGTCACAAAGAAG ATCCACAGAGACCCTCGATTTGATGACCTGTCTGGAGAGTATAACCCTGAAGTATTTATGAAGACCTACAGCTTCCTGGACGCCAtcaagaagcaggagaaggag ATGAttcagaagcagctgaaaaaatgcCGGGACGTGgagcagaaagagaagctgcagcagctcctgaacCGCATG ACACAGCAAgaacaggcacagaaaaaacagcaaaaacggagggagagggagctgTCTTTGAAGAGACAACAACGGGAATTGGCCAAGCAGGGGAAGAAACCCTTCTTCCTGAAGAAAT CTGAGAAGCGGAAATTGGAGCTGGCAGAGAAGTACGCAGAGCTGAAGAGGAGCGGAAAGCTGGAGAGCTTCCtgaacaagaaaaggaagaggaacgCCATCAAAGACAAGCGTCGTCTGCCCTCGCAGAAGAACTTGTGA
- the LOC121068505 gene encoding transmembrane protein 121-like isoform X1, with amino-acid sequence MLRADSESRPRTPAPSPRPSSLRAAPRPGPEQLPSTSPLSCCSPSARSAEGSGHAGFGAFACPGTPRMVPPPPISKPHVCLSTVLIMSSLILMDAYLVEQSQGSRKLGICVMVAVGDVCFLLVLRYVAIWVGAEVKTAKRGYAMILWFLYVFVLEIKVYFVYQNYKADRKSLDLMARKALTLLLSICIPALYVLLVATERMEYVRTFKKKEDLRNRLFWVIVDMLDVLDIQANLWEPQKKGLPLWAEGIMFFYCYILLLVLPCVSLCEISMQGIGIVPHRMMLYPMLSMLTVNITTIFIRGSNMVFFRDARVSTIFMGKNMLAIGLKVCMFVQYQRHRNHAPPGPGPAPQGACQPQPSPAPGKSRDQPACPEELAQDNT; translated from the exons ATGCTGCGAGCGGACAGCGAGAGCCGGCCGCGGACCCCCGCTCCCTCGCCCCGGCCGTCGTCCCTCCGTgccgctccccgccccggcccggagCAGCTCCCTTCCACGTCGCcgctctcctgctgcagcccgtCCGCACGCTCAGCCGAAGGCTCGGGACATGCGGGATTCGGGGCTTTCGCCTGTCCGGGCACCCCCAG GATGGTTCCCCCCCCGCCCATCAGCAAGCCCCACGTGTGCCTCTCCACGGTGCTCATCATGAGCAGCCTCATCCTCATGGATGCCTACCTGgtggagcagagccagggctcCAGGAAGCTGGGCATCTGCGTCATGGTGGCGGTGGGCGACGTGTGCTTCCTGCTGGTGCTCCGCTACGTGGCCATCTGGGTCGGGGCGGAGGTGAAGACGGCCAAGCGGGGCTACGCCATGATCCTCTGGTTCCTCTACGTCTTCGTTCTGGAGATCAAGGTCTACTTTGTCTACCAGAACTACAAAGCTGACCGGAAGAGCCTGGACCTCATGGCCCGCAAAGCGCTGACCTTGCTGCTCTCCATCTGCATCCCGGCCCTCTAcgtgctgctggtggccacGGAACGCATGGAGTACGTCCGGACGTTCAAGAAGAAGGAAGATCTCCGCAACCGCCTCTTCTGGGTCATCGTGGACATGCTGGATGTGCTGGACATCCAGGCCAACCTGTGGGAGCCCCAGAAGAAGGGTCTGCCGCTCTGGGCGGAGGGCATCATGTTCTTCTACTGCTACATCTTGCTCCTGGTCCTCCCTTGCGTGTCCCTCTGCGAGATCAGCATGCAAGGCATCGGCATCGTGCCGCACCGGATGATGCTGTACCCCATGCTGAGCATGCTCACCGTCAACATCACCACCATCTTCATCCGCGGCAGCAACATGGTCTTCTTCAGGGACGCCCGCGTCTCCACCATCTTCATGGGCAAGAACATGCTGGCCATCGGCCTGAAGGTCTGCATGTTCGTGCAGTACCAGCGGCACCGGAACCAcgcgccgccggggccgggccctgccccGCAGGGcgcctgccagccccagccctccccggCGCCGGGCAAGTCCCGGGACCAGCCCGCTTGCCCCGAGGAGCTGGCCCAGGACAACACGTGA
- the LOC121068505 gene encoding transmembrane protein 121-like isoform X2: MVPPPPISKPHVCLSTVLIMSSLILMDAYLVEQSQGSRKLGICVMVAVGDVCFLLVLRYVAIWVGAEVKTAKRGYAMILWFLYVFVLEIKVYFVYQNYKADRKSLDLMARKALTLLLSICIPALYVLLVATERMEYVRTFKKKEDLRNRLFWVIVDMLDVLDIQANLWEPQKKGLPLWAEGIMFFYCYILLLVLPCVSLCEISMQGIGIVPHRMMLYPMLSMLTVNITTIFIRGSNMVFFRDARVSTIFMGKNMLAIGLKVCMFVQYQRHRNHAPPGPGPAPQGACQPQPSPAPGKSRDQPACPEELAQDNT; the protein is encoded by the coding sequence ATGGTTCCCCCCCCGCCCATCAGCAAGCCCCACGTGTGCCTCTCCACGGTGCTCATCATGAGCAGCCTCATCCTCATGGATGCCTACCTGgtggagcagagccagggctcCAGGAAGCTGGGCATCTGCGTCATGGTGGCGGTGGGCGACGTGTGCTTCCTGCTGGTGCTCCGCTACGTGGCCATCTGGGTCGGGGCGGAGGTGAAGACGGCCAAGCGGGGCTACGCCATGATCCTCTGGTTCCTCTACGTCTTCGTTCTGGAGATCAAGGTCTACTTTGTCTACCAGAACTACAAAGCTGACCGGAAGAGCCTGGACCTCATGGCCCGCAAAGCGCTGACCTTGCTGCTCTCCATCTGCATCCCGGCCCTCTAcgtgctgctggtggccacGGAACGCATGGAGTACGTCCGGACGTTCAAGAAGAAGGAAGATCTCCGCAACCGCCTCTTCTGGGTCATCGTGGACATGCTGGATGTGCTGGACATCCAGGCCAACCTGTGGGAGCCCCAGAAGAAGGGTCTGCCGCTCTGGGCGGAGGGCATCATGTTCTTCTACTGCTACATCTTGCTCCTGGTCCTCCCTTGCGTGTCCCTCTGCGAGATCAGCATGCAAGGCATCGGCATCGTGCCGCACCGGATGATGCTGTACCCCATGCTGAGCATGCTCACCGTCAACATCACCACCATCTTCATCCGCGGCAGCAACATGGTCTTCTTCAGGGACGCCCGCGTCTCCACCATCTTCATGGGCAAGAACATGCTGGCCATCGGCCTGAAGGTCTGCATGTTCGTGCAGTACCAGCGGCACCGGAACCAcgcgccgccggggccgggccctgccccGCAGGGcgcctgccagccccagccctccccggCGCCGGGCAAGTCCCGGGACCAGCCCGCTTGCCCCGAGGAGCTGGCCCAGGACAACACGTGA